The segment ACTATTTCAAGTAATGATCCGAAGAGTGGAACACAGACATTATCCGTTTCTGTGATTGTACAGGCGGCGCCTGTGCCAGCACTTGTGGTGCAAGAGGCAGCGATTGATTTCGGTACTGTTGCGTTTGCCCAACCGGTCCAGCAGACAATTACGATCAAAAATACGGGTACTGCACCTCTTGAGATTACGGGTATTGAGAGCGATGTGTCGGGAATGACGTTTGATACTACGATGTTCACATTGGCACCCAATGGTTCGCAGACAGTTACGATTATGTTTCCGAGTTCTACGGAAGGTACGTTTTCGGGTAGTATTAGTATTTTGAGCAATGATCCAGATCGCACGAAGCATACGCTGCCAATTTCTGTGATCGTTCAACCGCCGCCTGTGCCAGTGCTTGCAGTGCAAGAGACGTCCATTGATTTTGGTACTGTTGAGATAGGTCAACCGGTCCAGCAGACGATTACGGTCACGAATACGGGCACAGCGCCGTTGGAGATTACGGGTATTGAGAGTGATGTGTCGGGAATGACGTTTGATACTACGATGTTCACATTGGCACCCCATGGTTCACAGATAGTGACGGTGACATTTCCGAGTTCTACGGAAGGTACGTTTTCGGGTAGTATCACTATTTTGAATAATGATCCGGATCGCGCAAAACATACGCTGTCGATTTCTGTGATTGTACAGGCGGCACCTGTGCCGGCGATTGCAGTTCAGCAAACAGCAGTTAATTTCGGTACTGTTGAGTTTGCACAGACTGTTCAGCAGACGATTACGGTTACGAATACGGGTACTGCACCTCTTGAAATTACGGATATTGAAAGTGATGTGTCGGGTCTGACGTTTGATACTGCGATGTTCACATTGGCACCCAATGGTTCGCGCACCGTTACGATTACGTTTCCGAGTTCTACAGAGGGTACGTTTTCGGGTAGTATCACTATTTCGAGTAATGATCCGGATCGCGCGAAACACACTGTATCCGTGTCTGTGATTGTGCAGGCGGCACCTGCGCCCGTGCTCGTTGTGGGAGAACCGGCTATTGATTTCGGGAGTATTGATGCTGAAAAGACTGTTCAGCAGACTTTTACGATTACGAATACGGGTACAGCGCCGTTGGAGGTTACGGGTATAGAGAGCGATGTGTCTGGTTTGACGTTTGAACCTTC is part of the Gemmatimonadota bacterium genome and harbors:
- a CDS encoding choice-of-anchor D domain-containing protein, giving the protein TISSNDPKSGTQTLSVSVIVQAAPVPALVVQEAAIDFGTVAFAQPVQQTITIKNTGTAPLEITGIESDVSGMTFDTTMFTLAPNGSQTVTIMFPSSTEGTFSGSISILSNDPDRTKHTLPISVIVQPPPVPVLAVQETSIDFGTVEIGQPVQQTITVTNTGTAPLEITGIESDVSGMTFDTTMFTLAPHGSQIVTVTFPSSTEGTFSGSITILNNDPDRAKHTLSISVIVQAAPVPAIAVQQTAVNFGTVEFAQTVQQTITVTNTGTAPLEITDIESDVSGLTFDTAMFTLAPNGSRTVTITFPSSTEGTFSGSITISSNDPDRAKHTVSVSVIVQAAPAPVLVVGEPAIDFGSIDAEKTVQQTFTITNTGTAPLEVTGIESDVSGLTFEPSVFTLEPEGSQAVTITFPKPMEGEFSGSITILSNDPDRAKHTLTISGVVQPLSLEAKSDFDGSGVIDFTDFLLFVGAFGSAESEYDIDGSGSVDFPDFLLFVSVFGKTVGG